CAATTTAGGAAGATGAATCCAACTGTATTTGGAATCCAGGATGCTACTCTATCCAACAAAAGCAGCATTCCAGAAACCAGAATCCTCAAGCCCTGAGACAGATCCTATCACCTGCCAATAAACTGGGGTAAAGTTTGTGCTTGTGCctgcatttgtttgttttatgtccCACTAACATCTCATTAGGAAGCTCAACAGGCAGGCTGCAAGTGATGCCGGCTAActtgacacagctccctctgaaCAGCTTGCTTAAGCAAGACGTTTGTGCAGGTGGCCATGGGCTATCAATTCCCATTTTGACTACGGAGATGCACTGAACAATACCCAGGGGAGCTGAAGGAGGACCTGCTCTCAAGAGGTCACGTCATTCATTCTCCAGCCCATTCCCCTACATTCAATCATGGTTAAGTTATACAGGCCCATTCACTTTCTACAAACCCCAGCGCGTTACCCGCCACCCCTGCCGGAGTTTGAAAAACCCACAGGTACCCGACTAGGCAGAACTCTGCACGTGAGCGGCCCGGTGCCGTTGGGCCCCTCGGCGATGGGGGCTGCGCCGTAGGGGCGCGCCGCAGCTCTTTACCTCATGTCTCCATAGGCCCCCGGGTAGCCCTCCATCCAGGGGGTGAGCTCCGTCTTGATGCAGCCGGCGGCCGGAGCGAAGGGCACCCTGCCCACCACGCCGCCTGGGTACCACACCTCGGACGGGAGATCGCCGCTTTCTTGCCCCGCCGGTCCTTGGCTTCGGCAGTAGCCGAAGGGGCTCGGGGCCGCGCCCTCGGCGGCTCCGCAGGGTCCGTAGAGCTGTCCTTCTTCGGCGAAGAAGGGGTGCCAACCCGGTCCGGGAGGGCCGCCATAGTGGGGCGCAAAGGCGGGCATTTCCCCGGGGCGCCGACACTGCGCGCCCCAGACGCCGCCGGCCGCATACTCCAGGGGGCTCTCCAGCTTGATGCGGCCGTGCGAGGCTAGCGCCAGCTGTATGTTATAGCAGTCGCGGCTCTGGAAGGCGCCCGCCGACGGCTCGTCCAGCTCCGGCGAGCCCTTGTAGAGGCTGAGGTGGCCGGGCACGTCCATGGCCAGCGCGCCCTCGCCGCCGCCGCCCTCCTGCTCGGCTTCGACGATCTTGCAGCCGCCCATCGTCAGGGGCCGAGCGTGCGCGCCAGGCAGGGCAAACATGCAGTCGCCGCGGGTCGTCACCAACTCGCCGCCGGCGCCGGGCGCATCGAGCGCTTCCACTGCCAGGCCCATGGAGGCGGAGACGGCTTTGCACAGCTCTTTGGCGCTCTCGCCCAAGTAGTCCTCCTTGTCCGGCGGCGCTtcttcgccgccgccgccgctgtgcGGCTCGCCTTCGGGCGGCTGCAAAAGACTACTCTCGCCCAGAATGTCTTTCAGGTCCCCGGGGCAGCTTTGGAAGGAGGGACCCAGCAGGGCCAGAGACGAGGGGCCAGATGACGCCGCCTGGGGAGGCTCCCTGCGGTCAGGCTGCAGCCCTTTGCTCGCCTGGGGCTGCTGCTCCAGCGGCAGGTAAGAGGGAGAGCCTGGCGGCTGCTGGGACGGCGGCTGCCGAGCGCTGGGCTCTTGCAAGCGGGCGCTGGGCTGACATTGCCCAGAGGAAGAGGAGCTGCCTGTCGCCGCCGCCTGGTGACTGGGACCGGCCTCGTCTCGCAGAGCGCCGGGCGCGGGACTCTGGAAAGCTTCGCGGACGCTCTGGAAGAGGCTCTGAAACGCTCCTCGGAAGGTCTTTCCCGGCGGCCGGGGATACACCCTGCCCAGGCCGACGTGCACCTCCATGCTCCCCTCGCTGCTGAGCTCGCGGGATCAGCCGGCGCCGCTCCTTCTCTGGCGCGGGGTACCTCCTGCGCTCGGAGCGCTCGCAAGCACAGCCCTTGGCTGGGGGACGGGGGGCAGCCGCAAGAACCGGGCGCTTCTACCAGCGGCCGCGGAGCGGGGCCATCCCTTCCGAGGCGAAAGGGAAACTCGAAAGCTGGCgcaagtgccgccctgggctgggGAGAAGAGGCGGGCTGGGCTCGCGGCGCTACAAGTCCCTGCCTACCCCCCAAGCCAGCGCGCGCGCGCTTCCGAAGGGGCAAGAGCCCGGGAGCCGACCTGCGCTGCTCCCGCCGGATCAGCTGGGCCACTTGCACCGCCGGCGCGAGGGGACGAGGCGGGCAGGCTGCTCCGGCTGGCGCAGCGACAAGCTGACGTCTCTCTGGCAGGCAGCGCCCGGGTGAGACGAGGTTACCACCGAGCGCTGCTGGCTGGAGGCGAGAGTGCGCCGCGGACCAAGCACCGCCAGCCCTCCGCGCTCTCTGGCCCGCCGCGGTGTCCTCGGAGCTCCGCACTCTGCTAGCCGGCCAGGCGGACACTTTGCAAGGCACCTCGGCCGACCCTCCCCTTTTGGCCCCCGCCCGGCGAGGGgaaggcgaggaggaggaggagcgccGAGGCCGGCAGCCCAATCAGCGCGCCCGGCGAGGCTGCCGTTCTGCGCTCGAGCCGAGGAGATCCCCAGCAGGAGGGGGGCCGGGGAAGAGAGAGAGCGGGACGAGCAACAAGTGCCGCCGGTGCTGCTGGGGGCGGCGAGAGCGCAGGAAAGTGCCCGGTCAGCCCCGCCGCTCGCTCGGCCTGGGTCGCCACGTGGCGCCGCCTCTCCTCGGCCCTCCGGCGGCTCTGAAAGCGGCGCGGCGGCGGGAAGACTCGGGTCCGGGTTTATGCTCTTCCCTTCGCCCGCCGCCGCCGCTCATCCCAGGCCGGGGAGGACAGGGGCTCCTCGCCGCGCCGACCCTGCCCGGCTTTCAGTAGGCAGCCGGAAGGCCTCGGGAGCTCCCGCGGGGCTCTAAGCCGAGGAGAAGGGGCAGGCGGCGCGAGGAGTGGCCGGACCGGAGCCGCGCAAGTCGGTCGGGGGACGGGCGCAAAGGGGGAAGCGCCGCGGCTTGTGGACCTTCTCCCCGGCGGCGCAGCCCAGCGCTGCCGCTCGCCGGCGCACGCCCGAAGGCAACTGTTTCAGGAGCCTGCACCCGAGGGAGCGCGGACTCGGCACGCGCGCGCGCAGGCAGGAGCAAAAGCCAGCAGTCCGGGATCCGGATCGGGAGATGGTTTGACATCGGGGGCAGCTCGAACTCAGGACTCTACCGGCGCTCAAGCGGGGGGCAGGGGCGGTAATAAACTCCAGCGGCCACCTGGGCCCACAGACGGCGCCACGCGCGCTGGGCCTTCCCCGCAAATCGGTGTGCCAGTTGCACTTCCAGGTAGCTGGTCCTCCGGCGCGCAATTTTTAAcactttatttgtgtgtgtgttttgctgtggCCTTATGACGTCATTGGCATCGGAGTAGCAGTCTgcatccccacccccatttaaGCGTTCTGGGGGAAATTAAagtaatatcaataaatgaataaaatctgTTATAAGAAGAGAAAGATAGCTGTCGCTAAGGGCCCACTTGTGATCACCTGAAGACCCCTTTACCACCGCCTGGCCAGccctttgccctccagatgcccagggctgatgggacttgtatgGGAATGGCCTTAGTTGAGAGggtcagtccccaatggcagcaTCACCAGGAAGCTCTGGGAAGAGTCCctgccacttccagtcagtgtagacaatatggagcggGATGGGcccatacctggagggcaccaagccgGTGAGGGCTGTGGCACAATGTAAGCCCCACCTGAAAGCCCCCGAAAGCAGCACTGGTCTTCTTCCCTGCGCCTGGAGTGCCCTCGTGTTGCGAGGCAAGGTGGTAGGTGAGCTCCACCAACCCAGCGCTTCAGTTGCAAATCTGGTGTGTGGTTGTTCAAACAAGTGGCACACCTTCTTGCCTCGCTGACACCACCTTTGGCCATCTAATGTGTACGTGTTCCCTTATACAGGCGAGCACCCCACAATGAAACTGATTTGAGAAGGGGTGCTCTTTTCAGACTGTGAGCACACGAGTCGCCTCAGGAAAGCGTTTgctttggccacacctggaggggaaactcTCTTTGAAGCAGAGTTAAACAACACACATTTGAGCGgatctcaccaggttttacagtcaaAAGGGGCAAGGTTTGACTCGTGTCTTGTACCccctttttattgattgattgattgattgattgattgcatttatatactgcctcatagccgaagctctctgagcggtttacaccaattaaaaacattaaaaataagtatacaaatttaaaatcataccaaattaaaacccataaaaaccgataggcaagttaaaaacatgctattcaaatgctggttaaaaaatgcctgggagaagaggaaagtcttgacctggtgccgaaaagataacagtgttggtgctaggTGGATCTCgtcaagatcattccataatttgggggccaccactgagaaggccctctcccttgttgccagactcccagcttccctcgcagtaggcacccagaggagggccttggatgttgagcgtagtgtatgggtgggttcgtgtcaggagaagcgttccatcaggcattgtcctaagccgtgtaaggctttataggttaaaaccagcactttttcagaaaaaagaggtggagacgcacggAAAGCCGCAGAACCGCAATCGTGTCTCAACTCTCTGAGTATAGGCTCCTAAAGGACCTGCCAGATGTTGAACGCGAATGCCCAGCAGCGAGCACAGCCAATGGTTAACTTCTGGCCAGCTGGAGGTGCCCCGGCCCTGCCACCTGAGGACTGTTGAATGGGTCTTAGGGTTACAAAGAGACTTCATGGATAAATGCCATCTGCTACCCTGTGGCAAGATCTCACTGCCTTCCCTGCACAGAAACATATATGTAATAATCACTCAttggcagaacttggaaaagttacttttttgaactacaactcccatcagcccaatccagtggccatgctggctggggctgatgggagttgtagttcaaaaataacttttccaagctctgctcattggGATACGTATTTGGACATATCGAATGCTTATATTACAGTACATGTTTTAAGTCAGGACTGAgggattatttttattgttaacgtGAGCAGACACTGTTGATATACTTGCAAAATAAAAAGTATGTGTGGGATCTGCTGCAGTCAAATCGATAAATTCTTAACTGTAGCCCttactgccccccccccaaaaaacagggaATCCAGCAGGTGCAAGATACTGTTTTATACTtcaatacggaaagcaggattggaccaatatgaaggaggtgtgaaaattggagggagaaatatcaataatttaagatatgcagttctggatgccacactttaagaaggatgcagacaaactggaacgggttcagaggagggcaacaaggatgatcaggggtctggaaacaaaaccctgtgaggagagactgggcatgtttagccttgagaagagaagactggggggagatatgatagcactgttcaagaacttgaaaggtgccacacagaggagggccgcgaTCTCATCTCAgttgtctcagagtgcaggacatggaataatgggctgaagttgtaGGATGCCAaattttgattgaacatcaggaaaaacttcctaactgttagagcagtatgacaatggcaTCAATGGACTAGGGAGGTGGCAGGCTCTcttacactggaggcattcaagaagcagcaggacaggcacctgtcaggtatgctttaagttggattcctgcactgagcaggggattggacttaatggccttgtaggccacttccaactctatgattctatgcttgtGGTGCACATATAGTTGTAGTACACATATGGTTGTGGTACACATCTGCCCCCTGGTATAAAGGTGGAAAAATGTATGACATTGGTTCTCAACCTTTATGAGGATGGGAtctcctttgtaagctcaaaaccaTTTGTGACCCCCccctgctaattgtaattttaattgAATTGAGAAAACAGTGTGTGGCAAAAtcgcatctccaaatatccctttccattaaaagctccctgcagacagggaggtgttgctttcttttcttaatgcaaagattcatcaaattgggatccccctcctccctgacagtctgaagatgtacagtcctgtctcccaccaccagtgggttacagtgttgggctaagctccaggttcaaatccccacccagccatgaagcccactgggtgaccttggaccaggcacagtctctcagcctgatcctATCCCatagggttggtgtaagcataaaatggaaagggggtgaatcatgtgcaccaccttgagcaacttggaggaaaggtgggatataaatgcaataataattaaataaataaatacatttctgctgcaatacctGGATCCCAGTcttagccaacctgctgagctttttttccttttaagaaCCAGCAGTGTGTTGGTGacagggatgctagattgtgcactgcaggcaacaaggtgcacagattgaggaggggTTGATGCTTTTAGGCTTTGGGATGATAACGGATTACTTGGTTAGCGTGTACGTGGAGAATGAaagcagagcagaagacagatcagtgcacgcaCACAAACATACCTGCCCCTCTTAtaagcatctgcaggcaggcaTGCGTTTCtgcacgtgggaggggggaagccctcaactgctgcacatcttggagagagagtttgggggggggagtgtaggtggaagaaaggagggatgctggcacacatacTGAGCCTCAGAAATGGGGGCGAGCAAGCCCTgcgcttcctcactgcttcttggctctgtctgggctgaaggtgagatctgggcggcctctcaaatgagaataatttttaaaaggaggtgtcagtgaagcaggagccaagaaaggcaggcaggctggctgccaggaaggaagggggaaaacagcctttccttgcagcctcgcTTCTTTTCGCTTCCCGAAAAGCCCTGTCTCCTCGTTCTGAGCTGGGcgtcgtcagcagtggcagtgcgaggagatgggagtcggcgactgtaatcccctcttcttcctggtagctccgccctcagcctccttcagcatctgccacgtgttttataggcagacacctgcccttggcgtacctgaaagacactctgccgcttcagcaaaagCCTTCCCCTCTGGTTTGgaacaagggggaggtgtcgtctgcagcagcagtggggagcagacagcgtccagggagggaagactttttaaaataaataaataaataattcacttaTTTACTGTTCGCGGCCCCCACAGATTACTTCgaggcccccctgggggtcatggcccccaggtaaggaaccactggactagagggatggcaaccctgtcttaagtggtgcccaggacctggtgcaacaTGTAAGTATTTTTGAATCAGTGAGGAACAGTAACCGTATTACCATTAAATTAAATGTAAAAGTAGATGGACAATTGCCAACAGAAATTCAACACAGCCACATTTTATTTCAGAAGAGGAAACTTTGCAAAAATTAGGGGACTGATAAAGAGGAAGTGACCTTGAGAAGTCCTGGCTCTCAGCCACCTCCACAGCAGTCTGAATTTCACCTCCAGGACTTCACCGCTTCTTTTCCTGAGTCATTGGTGCCAATGTaaaccatgaccactgactccacCCCATCAACCAGGCTATCTAAGCGATGTGAAATGTCCACAACCTTTGTCTCACGCAGGCAAGTCTGAGTTTGGTCTGTACACCCATCACAAACCCAGCTATCTACTTTTGTTGTTTTCAGAAACTGGTTCAGTTCTGGTGTATAATGGGAACAAAGCAAGGGAGCTATCAAACACCTCTTTTCTCCGTTCACTATTTTAAAAATACTATTaaatttgtgatttgttaatatttattttaatatttttagcttGCTTTTCTAAAAGCAGCTTACAAGACAAAGAACAATATAGCATCATTCAAGAAACTATGAATGGAGTTGCAGCTGGAGTGAAAAGCTGCTCTTTTTTCATGCCCATCTTTTTCATGCATCTTGTGCTTATTTAAACGTTATCAATTCATCATTGGATTAGAGGCATGTCAACTACGTACCATCTTGCCATTTCCAGCACTGAAACACACATCCCTCATTAGGTGTCGATTTTTTTCTTGAACGGAATTTTCTGTTTTCCATACTCAATGATGCTGGCCCTCTGGAATCAAAAGTATTCCCTCTGGTCTATTGTATCTGGGCTTTGATGTTGGGCAGTGGTGTTGTCCTTATTCTGCAAAAGCTAAAATGTGGCAGGTACACAGCACAGAACCATTCACTTACAAAAAGACTCAGCTCAGACCTCAATTCAGCATTTAGGAAAAAACCCACTTTGGAGGCTAGCTGATCCACCTCAATTCCAAATCCAAACCCTGATTTGGGAAAATCATGCCTCCCAATTGACTAGCATGAAGAAATTAACAAATGGTGTAAGTTTTACTCCCTTTTGACAGAACCAAATGAAACTGGCAGAGACAGTAACCCTTTTTAGAGTGGAGGAAGTCTGCCAAATTCCAGAAAAATGAGTCCAGGGgtttttatatataaattttgagatattttttttaaaaaggaagcatCTGTAACATtgtgtgcttttgtttgtttgtttgtttgtttgtttgtttgcaaatCTGAATGAAATCTGAAGGCACCGTAGCCCCTTCTGAAGGGGATGAACAAGGCCAAGGATCACTGCTGTGGCAAGGGCAGCCTGTACAGCTTCCACACTAAGTCCAAGGGCACCCACACTTAGACTGCAGCTACAGTCATCTCATCTCTTGATTACCAACCTGTGTGAGTCACTGGGGCCAAGCTATCCCAATCCAGGAGCCATCATAGCTGGCAAAAGGTGCTTCCAGCCACTCTGCACAATGAGGGCTCCAGGAGCCCCACTAAGCTACATATCTGTTCTCtcagagagagtgcaaccccatccagaacagataaaTACATCTAATTCCTGGATCCGAGAGCAGATTCAACTGGCCTTCAGTCTTACAGCACCCACTACCATGCTGTTTGTGTGTTGAACCACTGCTTATGTACACAGACGGACAACTGGAGGAACGCCCtaccgatttatttatttatctattcatttatttattgtatatgtataccgccccatagtcgaagctctctgggtggtttacagcaactaaaaacatcaaaaacaaatatacaagttaaaacacatattttaaaaacaatttaaaacacaatttaaaacaatataaaaacaatttaaaacacatgctaaaatacctgggagaagaggaaagtcttgacctggcgccgaaaagataacagtgttggcaccaggcgcacctcgtcagggagatcattccataatttgggggccaccacccttcaagcttcccttggaggaggcacctggaggagggccattgatcttgaacatagtgtatggatgggttcgtatcgggagaggtgttccatgaggtattgtggtcccaagccgtgtaaggctttataggtcaaaactagcaccttgaattgagctcggaaacataaaggcagccaatgcaagtgggccagaatcagttttatatgttcagaccgtctggtccctgttaccaatctggccgcacaagctgcagtttccgaaccgtcttcaaaggcagccccacatagagtgcattgcagtaatctaatttggaggttaccagtgcatggacaactgaagccaggtcagtggcatcactaccgggatgcggagggtgcggcccgcacccgggtgtcaccatgaggggggtgacacccagagccaccccggcCTGCaccgttgcctggcaaggctgctccaactcctccttggaggcgggcgggcgagaccgggagcagcatcggcagggcgagggaggcgcgctggcgttcccaggccttctctggctgggtgcctctccggcgcacgccctcccaggggcatggacggggtggctggcctcaagtgtgtgcgcatgcgcgcatgcacgcaagcccagccaccttgtccatgcccctgggagggcgcgcaccagaggtccgcacccccccgcatttccgctagtgacgccgctgagccaggtcatccctgtccagataggggtatagctgggccaccaaccgaagttggtagaaggcactctgtgccaccaaggctacctgagcctcaagtgacacagatggttctaggagaacccccaagctacaaacctgctccttcagggggagtgcaaccccatccaggaccggTTGGACAtacaccatctggtcagaagaaccacccactagcagcatctcagtcttgtctggattgagcctcagtttattagccctcatccagtccattgttgtagccaggcaccggttcagcacattgacagcctcacctgaagaagatgaaaaggagaaatagagctgcatgtcatcagcatactgatgggaacgcactccaaagctGCGGATGaccacccaacggtttcatgtagacgttgaacagcatgggggacagaactgacccctgcggaaccccatactggagaatccagggcaatgttccccaagcaccaccttatgGAGgtgacctaccaagtaggagcggaaccaccgccatgcagtacctcccactcccaactcagctagtctttcCAGAAagatactatggtcgatggtattgaaagccgctgagagatcaaagagaatcaacagagtcacactccccctgtctctctcccaacaaaggtcatcatgcagggcgaccaaggctgtttccgtgccaaaaccaggcctgaaacccaactgaaatggatccagataatcagtctcatccaagactgtctggagctggcctgcaaccactcgttccaggaccttgcccagcaatggaacatttgctacctgcCTATAtttattaaggttttctgggtccagggagggcctcttcaggagtggtctcactactgcctctttcaggcagccagggaccatcccctcttgcagagaggcactaatcacttccctggcccagccagctgttccatccctgctagcttttattagccaaaaagggcaaggatccagcacagaagtggttgcatgaacctgtccaagcaccttgtcaacgtcctcaagctgcaccaactgaaactcatccaagaaatcgggacaaggctgtgctctggatcccttgcttgattcacctgctataacactggagtctaagtcctggtggatgctaaagattttatcctggaagtgcctagcaaattcattacagcgggcctcaggtggttctaccatgtccctggggccagagtgtaatagccccctgataattctgaagagctccgctggccggcagattgatgattcgatagtggcagcaaaatattgtttttttgctgccctcactgcccctaaatacaactacCTAGGtgtatttagttattatttattaaatttatatcccacttttccttcccaaggagcccagggcagcgaacaagcagcaataaaacaataagcacatcttaaaaacaaaacatcctcaaACGTCTCAAGATGTTAAGGATCTCCTCCATCCTGGATGCAGTTCagtaataaatattttatgtaaactgcttagaatttTTTTGCTgattaagtggtacataaatcttctcaaataaataaataagggctaTTCAGTAGTGATCCTTGCCATGCTGGCTTCAGGAAGGGACTCTGAGAAACTGTGGGAAGGCTCTTGATGGGGGGTTGAGGTAGCCTGATGCACTCCAGAGCATTCTCCTTGGTCACTCAGCCTCCCGGACTTTGGGGGCCAGGTCTCCCCCAGGGTGCACAAGTGCAGCTGGGTGTTGCTGGCAGTGTGCATCGGGAGGAGTGTTGGGGGGCCGAGCCACAGACCATGTGGAACCAAAGCTGTTCCACCAGGCCAGGACTCCTTCTGCAGCCCTGTGAGCCTGGTTGTCTTTGACTGGTTGTTGGAGGCATGAGAGAAATCCCGCATGAGGCGCACTTGCTGCCTGCAGCTACGACCTGTGGAGCTTGCAGTCTGGGCCTGAGTCTTGGCAATGCCATCTCTTGGGAGCCCCCACGTGCCTTGCACAGTCCCCCACTCGTCTCTCCTCGGGCTCAAATCCCCATCTCTGGGTTCTAGTTTCCATGTTCTATGTCTTGCAGCACGAGATCTGTCAGAATCTGGGCACAATGCCCCCCCGTGTTATTGTGATGCACCGAACGTATTTGTGGATCATCACAACGCCATTGGTTGCTATAGACTATTCCCCAGCCAGGCTGTGTGGGCAAAGGACAGGGCAGCATATCCCTGGCCTGTCTGCAGCCTGTTGCAGCCGTGGATAAAAGATCGCTCTGCTCTGCCCACTCCGTCCCCCAGCATGATATGCCATCTTgctattattttaaaatgatgtccaattaaattaataaatgttGCTATCTTAAAAAATAGCAGGAAGAAAGGCTATGATGATGATGGAACTAGCAAGAGCTACCCACCACTCTTCTGCTTTGCTGGGAACTGCCAGACCTTTTGGAAACTGACATCtcccctgtgcccccccccccagctcccaAGCAATGTTGAGCACCTTGAGCATAAATCATAAATCTGGCTGAGGGTGAGTTTAATGATAGCTGAAGAGGTCTGGACAGAGAACTGGAGACACTAAAGATGCTGGCAAAGTTCTCCTGAGGCCGACTCAGGACAGAGCTTTGCGGGAATCTCATAAC
The DNA window shown above is from Rhineura floridana isolate rRhiFlo1 chromosome 16, rRhiFlo1.hap2, whole genome shotgun sequence and carries:
- the AR gene encoding androgen receptor, producing the protein MEVHVGLGRVYPRPPGKTFRGAFQSLFQSVREAFQSPAPGALRDEAGPSHQAAATGSSSSSGQCQPSARLQEPSARQPPSQQPPGSPSYLPLEQQPQASKGLQPDRREPPQAASSGPSSLALLGPSFQSCPGDLKDILGESSLLQPPEGEPHSGGGGEEAPPDKEDYLGESAKELCKAVSASMGLAVEALDAPGAGGELVTTRGDCMFALPGAHARPLTMGGCKIVEAEQEGGGGEGALAMDVPGHLSLYKGSPELDEPSAGAFQSRDCYNIQLALASHGRIKLESPLEYAAGGVWGAQCRRPGEMPAFAPHYGGPPGPGWHPFFAEEGQLYGPCGAAEGAAPSPFGYCRSQGPAGQESGDLPSEVWYPGGVVGRVPFAPAAGCIKTELTPWMEGYPGAYGDMRLESARDHVLPIDYYFPPQKTCLICGDEASGCHYGALTCGSCKVFFKRAAEGKQKYLCASRNDCTIDKFRRKNCPSCRLRKCYEAGMTLGARKLKKLGNLKMQEEGEAAGPSSPTEEQATKMSMTRIDSLECQPIFLNVLEAIEPGVVCAGHDNNQPDSFGALLTSLNELGERQLVHVVKWAKALPGFRNLHVDDQMAIIQYSWMGLMIFAMGWRSFTNVNSRMLYFAPDLVFNEYRMHKSRMYSQCVRMRHLSQEFGWLQITPQEFLCMKALLLFSIIPVDGLKNQKFFDELRMNYIKELDRIIACKRKNPTSCSRRFYQLTKLLDSVQPIARELHQFTFDLLVKSHMVSVDYPEMMAEIISVQVPKILSGKVKPIYFHIQ